A single genomic interval of Acidobacteriota bacterium harbors:
- a CDS encoding homogentisate 1,2-dioxygenase, which produces MPYYRSVGEIPPKRHTQFRQEDGSLYTEELMGEEGFSFDSALLYHKTRPTAMKSIESLSLSHETLEPNRPLMPRHMRSHKLGVTHDLVEGRNLLMGNNDCRISYAHVSTTSGLYKNAIGDEMVFIEHGEGFLDSTFGRLPFKRGDYVIIPASTIHRWVITSDTVRALILETTGHITPPKRYLSRHGQFLEHAPYCERDLHGPTEPLLEEGTDVPVLVKHRGGTSRFVFENHPFDVVGWDGCLYPHTFSIFDFEPITGRIHQPPTVHQTFEAPNLVVCSFVPRLFDYHPLAIAVPYHHANVDSDEVLFYMDGDFMSRKGSGIAQGSLSLHPAGHTHGPQPGSVEAGIGKAGTEEIAVMIDTFRPLDIGTSGFDCEDPAYLSSWQT; this is translated from the coding sequence ATGCCGTATTACCGCAGCGTCGGCGAGATTCCACCAAAACGTCACACTCAATTCAGACAAGAAGACGGCTCCCTGTACACCGAAGAACTCATGGGCGAAGAGGGTTTCTCCTTCGACTCGGCGCTGCTCTATCACAAGACCCGCCCAACCGCGATGAAGAGCATTGAATCGCTATCGCTGAGCCACGAGACACTCGAACCGAACCGCCCGTTGATGCCGCGCCACATGCGGTCACATAAGTTGGGAGTGACGCACGACCTCGTCGAGGGTCGCAACCTGCTGATGGGGAACAACGACTGCCGGATCTCGTACGCCCATGTGTCCACTACATCGGGTTTGTACAAGAACGCCATTGGGGACGAAATGGTTTTCATCGAGCACGGCGAGGGTTTCCTCGACTCGACGTTCGGTAGGCTCCCCTTCAAGCGGGGCGACTACGTCATCATCCCGGCATCAACGATCCACCGATGGGTAATCACGTCAGACACAGTGCGGGCGCTGATCCTCGAAACGACCGGCCACATCACCCCACCGAAGCGGTACTTGTCACGCCATGGTCAGTTCCTCGAACACGCCCCGTACTGCGAGCGGGACCTCCACGGACCCACCGAACCCCTCCTCGAAGAAGGCACGGACGTGCCCGTGCTGGTCAAACACCGCGGCGGGACGTCACGGTTCGTGTTTGAGAACCACCCGTTCGATGTCGTGGGATGGGACGGATGTCTCTACCCGCACACATTCTCGATATTCGATTTCGAGCCAATCACCGGCCGCATCCACCAACCACCAACGGTGCACCAAACGTTCGAGGCGCCGAACCTGGTGGTGTGTTCGTTCGTGCCGCGGCTGTTCGACTACCACCCGCTCGCGATTGCGGTCCCGTACCACCACGCCAACGTCGATTCGGACGAGGTTCTGTTCTACATGGACGGTGACTTCATGTCGAGAAAAGGGTCCGGGATCGCGCAAGGCTCCCTCTCACTGCACCCGGCCGGCCACACACACGGCCCACAGCCTGGGTCTGTCGAGGCCGGAATCGGTAAGGCGGGAACTGAGGAAATCGCTGTCATGATTGACACCTTCCGACCGCTCGACATTGGAACTTCGGGCTTCGACTGCGAGGATCCCGCATACCTTTCGAGCTGGCAGACATGA
- a CDS encoding helix-turn-helix transcriptional regulator — protein MAAQVKAPNVVIPLQALFEVMSDGVLITDVHGQRSYSNRALNNLVGGDARDPIGSNEPPSWLPTDQHDRYRSLVSSIRKGGLYDATLSLEWTVLSKSGPSRSVAIQIIPMNGSGSAVSALLWLIIASEPVPVATGPARLAQLEESLRRIAGEVTRAGLDVARVVNTRSLDHDELASLSRREREVLGQLLEGHRVISIARELGVSEHTVRNHIKSMFRKVDVHSQAELVSLVRRIQNAG, from the coding sequence GTGGCAGCGCAAGTGAAGGCCCCGAACGTGGTGATCCCACTGCAGGCCTTGTTTGAGGTGATGAGCGACGGCGTGCTCATTACCGACGTTCATGGGCAGCGGTCGTACTCGAACCGTGCTCTCAACAATCTCGTTGGCGGGGACGCCCGTGACCCGATCGGCTCTAACGAACCACCCAGTTGGCTGCCAACCGACCAGCACGACCGCTACCGGTCCCTGGTCTCCTCGATCCGCAAGGGCGGCCTGTACGATGCGACCTTGTCGCTCGAGTGGACAGTGTTGTCCAAGAGCGGCCCGTCGCGTTCGGTCGCCATCCAGATCATCCCGATGAACGGGTCTGGCAGCGCAGTGAGTGCGTTGCTCTGGCTGATCATTGCGTCCGAGCCGGTACCTGTGGCAACGGGTCCGGCGCGGCTTGCCCAGTTGGAGGAGTCGCTGCGGCGTATCGCCGGGGAGGTAACGCGTGCCGGGCTTGATGTTGCGCGAGTCGTTAACACCCGGTCGCTAGATCACGACGAGCTTGCATCCCTTTCCCGACGCGAGCGCGAGGTGCTTGGGCAACTTCTCGAAGGCCACAGGGTTATCTCGATTGCGCGAGAACTCGGTGTATCGGAGCACACGGTTCGTAACCACATTAAGTCGATGTTCCGCAAGGTGGATGTGCACTCGCAGGCGGAATTGGTGTCCCTCGTCCGTAGGATTCAGAACGCCGGCTGA
- a CDS encoding hydroxymethylglutaryl-CoA lyase, giving the protein MDVQLVEVGPRDGLQNESAILDTKTKVALVRRLMDAGATRIEVASFVHPRLVPQMADAENVCAALPESQYVSYIGVVLNGRGLDRALSTNVNEVNFVVAASEEFSERNQGAALEEAVSEVERMIPVARGADRFVTVTISVAFGCPFEGEVDPATVIRLAERAVAAGAQEVALGDTIGVAVPSDVSRIVPQLQDAIGDSVLRVHFHDTRRTGLGNVAEALRLGVRVVDASVGGAGGCPFAPQATGNVATEDVLYLFERAGYEHGIDGGAIVETGRWLGDQLGVKLPAAIARSGGFPTGRASDEQE; this is encoded by the coding sequence ATGGATGTGCAGCTTGTCGAGGTCGGACCGCGAGATGGTCTGCAAAACGAATCCGCGATTCTTGACACCAAAACGAAGGTGGCATTGGTCCGTCGGTTGATGGACGCTGGAGCGACGCGGATCGAGGTTGCATCGTTCGTGCACCCTCGGCTGGTACCGCAAATGGCCGACGCCGAGAATGTGTGTGCCGCTCTCCCTGAGAGCCAATACGTCTCCTACATCGGGGTTGTCCTCAACGGTCGCGGTTTGGACCGAGCGCTGTCCACCAACGTCAACGAAGTCAACTTTGTCGTCGCTGCAAGCGAGGAGTTCTCTGAGCGAAACCAGGGTGCAGCGTTAGAGGAAGCCGTTTCGGAAGTCGAGCGGATGATACCCGTTGCCCGAGGAGCCGACAGGTTTGTGACTGTCACGATAAGCGTTGCTTTCGGGTGCCCGTTCGAAGGCGAGGTCGACCCCGCAACGGTGATCCGCCTTGCTGAGCGGGCGGTGGCTGCCGGTGCACAAGAAGTCGCGCTTGGCGACACCATCGGGGTTGCGGTGCCAAGCGACGTGTCGAGAATCGTGCCGCAGCTCCAGGACGCCATTGGGGACTCGGTGTTGCGTGTGCATTTTCACGACACCCGCCGGACGGGTCTCGGCAACGTAGCGGAAGCGTTGCGTCTGGGTGTCCGCGTCGTCGATGCCTCTGTTGGTGGCGCTGGCGGTTGCCCGTTTGCGCCACAGGCGACAGGGAATGTTGCGACCGAGGACGTGCTCTATTTGTTTGAGCGGGCCGGCTACGAACATGGCATCGACGGAGGTGCCATTGTCGAAACTGGCCGTTGGCTCGGCGA